Proteins encoded by one window of Bradyrhizobium sp. B097:
- a CDS encoding aldolase, with product MSDTKLREDICRFGRSLFERGLTPGSSGNISVRLDDGGWLVTPTNASLGFLDPAKMSRLDADGRLISGDAPTKEVPLHTALYQTRASAGAVVHLHSTHSVALSMLPEIDPRAVLPPMTAYYVMKCGQTALVPYYRPGDPAVADAIRGLAGKYSSVLLANHGPVVSGDTLEAAVFATEELEETAKLYLLLRGLNPRYLSPEQVADLTRTFGLVLPDHPR from the coding sequence GTGAGCGATACAAAGCTTCGTGAGGATATCTGCCGCTTCGGCCGCTCGCTGTTCGAGCGTGGGCTGACGCCGGGCTCCTCGGGCAATATCAGCGTCCGGCTCGACGACGGCGGCTGGCTGGTGACGCCGACCAACGCCTCGCTCGGTTTCCTCGATCCGGCGAAAATGTCGCGGCTCGACGCCGACGGCCGCCTCATCTCCGGCGACGCCCCGACCAAGGAAGTGCCGCTGCACACCGCGCTTTACCAGACCCGCGCCAGCGCCGGCGCGGTGGTGCATCTGCACTCGACTCATTCGGTCGCGCTTTCGATGCTGCCCGAGATCGACCCACGCGCCGTGCTGCCGCCGATGACGGCCTACTACGTCATGAAATGCGGCCAGACCGCGCTGGTGCCCTATTATCGCCCCGGCGACCCCGCCGTTGCCGACGCGATCAGGGGGCTGGCCGGGAAATACTCATCGGTGCTGCTCGCCAATCACGGCCCCGTCGTCTCCGGCGACACGCTGGAAGCCGCGGTGTTCGCGACCGAGGAGCTGGAGGAAACCGCCAAACTCTATCTGCTGCTGCGCGGGCTGAACCCGCGCTATCTCTCGCCCGAACAGGTGGCGGATTTGACCAGGACGTTCGGGCTCGTGCTGCCGGATCACCCTCGCTAG
- the ltnD gene encoding L-threonate dehydrogenase translates to MSSSATPHVAVIGLGSMGYGMATSLKRAGLVVTGCDVSADVVARFVADGGKGAKTPAEAAKGADIVVSVVVNAAQTEAILFGKDGAAETLAEDAVFISSATMDPDIARRLAKQLEATGRHYLDAPISGGAQRAAQGELTILASGSAAAFAKARPALDAMAAKLYELGDAAGQGAAFKMINQLLAGVHIAAASEAIAFAAKQGLDIRKVYEVITASAGNSWMFENRIPHVLDGDYAPRSAVEIFVKDLGIIQDMARNARFPVPVSAAALQMFLMTSAAGMGRDDDASVARMYAQVTGTKLPGAK, encoded by the coding sequence ATGTCCAGTTCCGCAACACCGCACGTCGCTGTCATCGGGCTGGGCTCGATGGGATACGGCATGGCGACCTCGCTCAAGCGCGCCGGTCTTGTGGTGACCGGCTGCGACGTGTCGGCCGATGTCGTCGCGCGCTTCGTGGCCGACGGCGGCAAGGGCGCGAAAACGCCGGCCGAGGCGGCAAAAGGGGCCGACATCGTCGTCAGCGTCGTCGTCAATGCGGCGCAGACCGAAGCCATCCTGTTCGGCAAGGACGGCGCCGCCGAGACCCTGGCCGAGGACGCGGTCTTTATCTCCTCGGCGACCATGGACCCCGATATCGCGCGGCGGCTGGCCAAGCAGCTGGAGGCGACCGGCCGGCATTATCTGGATGCACCGATCTCCGGCGGCGCGCAACGTGCGGCCCAGGGCGAATTGACAATCCTCGCCTCCGGCAGCGCGGCGGCGTTCGCGAAGGCGCGGCCGGCGCTGGATGCGATGGCGGCAAAGCTCTACGAGCTCGGCGATGCCGCAGGGCAGGGCGCCGCCTTCAAGATGATCAACCAGCTGCTGGCCGGTGTGCATATTGCCGCTGCCTCCGAGGCGATCGCCTTTGCCGCCAAACAGGGCCTCGATATCCGCAAGGTCTATGAGGTGATCACGGCCTCCGCGGGCAATTCCTGGATGTTCGAGAACCGCATCCCGCATGTGCTCGACGGCGACTACGCGCCGCGCAGCGCGGTGGAGATTTTCGTCAAGGACCTCGGCATCATCCAGGATATGGCGCGCAATGCGCGCTTCCCGGTGCCGGTCTCGGCCGCGGCGCTGCAGATGTTCCTGATGACATCGGCCGCCGGGATGGGCCGCGACGACGATGCGTCGGTGGCGCGGATGTATGCGCAGGTCACCGGCACCAAGCTTCCCGGCGCGAAATAA
- a CDS encoding ABC transporter ATP-binding protein yields the protein MTALLETRGVWQRFGGLVANSDVSISVGRGEIVGLIGPNGAGKSTLFNLIAGVLPPTQGSIMFDGEDVTKLPAAERCQRGVGRTFQVVKSFETMTVIDNVIVGALIRNTKMRIARQKAYEVLEFCGLAARADKLAADLVPSEKRRLEVARALATEPKLLLLDEVLTGLTPVEAQTGVELVRKVRATGVTVLMVEHVMEIVMPLVDRAIVLNLGKVLVEGKPTEVVRNPEVISAYLGDRHAVGA from the coding sequence ATGACGGCACTCTTGGAAACGCGTGGCGTCTGGCAGCGCTTCGGCGGCCTCGTCGCCAACAGCGACGTCTCGATCTCGGTCGGCCGCGGCGAGATCGTCGGCCTGATCGGGCCGAACGGCGCCGGCAAATCGACGCTGTTCAATCTGATCGCGGGCGTGCTGCCGCCCACCCAAGGCTCGATCATGTTCGACGGCGAGGACGTGACAAAGCTGCCGGCGGCCGAGCGCTGCCAGCGCGGCGTCGGGCGCACCTTTCAGGTGGTCAAGAGCTTCGAGACCATGACCGTGATCGACAACGTCATTGTCGGCGCGCTGATCCGCAACACCAAGATGCGTATCGCGCGGCAGAAGGCCTATGAGGTCCTGGAGTTCTGCGGACTTGCGGCGCGCGCCGACAAGCTTGCCGCCGATCTCGTCCCGTCGGAGAAGCGCCGGCTCGAAGTCGCCCGTGCGCTGGCCACCGAACCGAAGCTGCTGCTGCTCGACGAAGTTCTCACCGGACTGACGCCGGTCGAGGCACAGACTGGCGTCGAACTGGTGCGCAAGGTGCGGGCCACCGGCGTTACCGTGCTGATGGTCGAGCACGTGATGGAAATCGTGATGCCGCTGGTCGACCGCGCCATCGTGCTCAATCTCGGCAAGGTGCTGGTCGAGGGCAAGCCGACCGAGGTCGTCCGCAATCCAGAAGTCATTTCTGCCTATCTCGGGGATCGTCATGCTGTCGGTGCGTGA
- a CDS encoding ABC transporter ATP-binding protein yields MLSVREVTTAYQGLVAISSVSIDVTKGEIVCVAGANGAGKSTLLKSIAGAERPRAGTVTFDGKRIDGQPQHVITAGGIAFVPENRRLFPRLSVRDNLRLGSYLYRSQSDRDAPLDLVFNLFPRLGERLEQRAETLSGGEQQMLAIGRALMTRPRLLMLDEPSQGIMPKLVDEIFQAVKRIRDAGMTVLIVEQRMAECLEIADRAYILQTGRVLMQGTAAEITGNPDVRKAYLGL; encoded by the coding sequence ATGCTGTCGGTGCGTGAAGTCACCACCGCCTATCAGGGCCTGGTTGCGATCTCCTCGGTGTCGATCGACGTCACCAAGGGCGAGATCGTCTGCGTCGCCGGCGCCAACGGTGCGGGCAAGTCGACGCTTTTAAAATCGATCGCCGGCGCCGAGCGGCCGCGCGCAGGCACCGTCACCTTCGACGGCAAGCGCATCGACGGCCAGCCGCAGCACGTCATCACGGCGGGTGGCATCGCCTTCGTGCCGGAGAACCGCCGGCTGTTTCCGCGGCTCTCGGTGCGCGACAATCTACGGCTCGGCAGCTATCTCTATCGCAGCCAATCCGACCGCGATGCGCCGCTCGATCTGGTGTTCAATCTGTTCCCGCGGCTCGGCGAGCGGCTCGAGCAGCGCGCGGAGACCTTGTCCGGCGGCGAGCAGCAGATGCTCGCGATCGGCCGCGCGCTGATGACGCGGCCGCGGCTTCTGATGCTCGACGAACCGTCGCAGGGCATCATGCCGAAGCTGGTCGACGAGATCTTCCAGGCCGTGAAGCGCATCCGCGACGCCGGCATGACGGTCCTGATCGTCGAGCAGCGCATGGCCGAGTGCCTGGAGATCGCCGACCGCGCCTACATCCTGCAGACCGGCCGCGTGCTGATGCAGGGCACCGCCGCCGAGATCACCGGCAATCCCGATGTGCGCAAGGCGTATCTGGGGCTGTAG
- the otnI gene encoding 2-oxo-tetronate isomerase has product MPRFAANLTMMFNEVPFLDRFEAAAKAGFTAVEFLFPYDHPAEEVGKRLKGAGLTQALFNLPPGDWNAGEKGFAALPDRFADLQASLKTALPYAQATGVKRVHLMAGIADRSDARAVAAFRKSVAYAAEFFAPHGLDVVIEPINPRNVPGYFLNDFIFARDLINELDIANLKLQFDIYHCQIIHGDVTMRLREMMPIIGHVQIASIPSRNEPDGEELNYPFLFDELDRLGYGGFVGCEYNPRGKTTDGLAWFKPYAGVKP; this is encoded by the coding sequence ATGCCCCGCTTTGCCGCCAACCTCACCATGATGTTCAACGAGGTCCCGTTCCTCGACCGCTTCGAGGCGGCGGCGAAAGCGGGCTTCACCGCGGTCGAGTTCCTGTTTCCGTACGACCATCCGGCGGAGGAGGTCGGCAAGCGGCTGAAAGGCGCAGGGCTGACGCAGGCGCTGTTCAACCTGCCGCCGGGCGACTGGAACGCCGGCGAGAAGGGATTTGCCGCGCTGCCCGATCGCTTCGCCGATTTGCAAGCGAGCCTGAAGACCGCGCTGCCTTATGCGCAGGCGACCGGCGTCAAGCGCGTGCATCTGATGGCCGGCATCGCCGACCGCAGCGATGCCAGGGCGGTCGCGGCGTTTCGCAAATCGGTCGCGTATGCCGCGGAGTTCTTCGCGCCGCACGGCCTCGACGTCGTGATCGAGCCGATCAATCCGCGCAACGTGCCCGGCTATTTCCTCAACGACTTCATCTTCGCGCGCGACCTGATCAACGAGCTTGATATCGCGAATCTCAAGCTGCAGTTCGACATCTATCACTGCCAGATCATCCATGGCGACGTCACGATGCGGCTGCGCGAGATGATGCCGATCATCGGCCACGTCCAGATCGCCTCGATCCCCTCGCGCAACGAGCCCGACGGCGAGGAGCTGAACTATCCGTTCCTGTTCGACGAGCTGGACCGGCTCGGCTATGGCGGCTTTGTCGGCTGCGAATATAATCCGCGCGGCAAGACCACCGACGGTCTCGCCTGGTTCAAGCCCTATGCCGGAGTGAAGCCGTGA